Proteins from a genomic interval of Nostoc sp. TCL240-02:
- a CDS encoding quinone-dependent dihydroorotate dehydrogenase: protein MDIYKFAISPLLFNVVKTDPEWLHQQTIRSFSWLSQTPTSWANQRLQKSLCLYDSRLEQNLFGLNFPNPVGLAAGFDKDGVAAGIWSNLGFGFAELGTVTFHAQPGNPRPRLFRLPLDKAALNRMGFNNLGAAAMAARLTQEKQESTHLIPIGINLGKSKVTPLEEAAQDYLGSFRLLKDLGDYFVVNVSSPNTPGLRSLQDASMLSAILNLLQQENNAHKPIFVKIAPDLDWVAIADIISLAKTYQLAGIIATNTTIRRDGLKTQVINQTGKSPQEEAGGISGEPLRDRSTEVIRFIWQQTQGEIPIIGVGGIFSPEDAWEKITAGASLIQVYTGWIYEGPLMVRRILAGLLSKLEQSGLNSIKEAVGLEVKNKK, encoded by the coding sequence ATGGATATTTATAAATTTGCAATTAGTCCGCTTTTGTTCAATGTGGTAAAAACGGACCCGGAGTGGTTACACCAGCAGACGATTCGCAGTTTTAGCTGGCTATCACAAACCCCTACTAGTTGGGCAAACCAACGCTTACAAAAATCTTTATGTCTGTACGATTCCCGCCTAGAACAAAATTTGTTTGGGCTAAACTTCCCAAATCCCGTAGGATTAGCAGCTGGCTTCGATAAGGATGGAGTCGCTGCTGGTATTTGGTCTAATCTGGGTTTCGGCTTTGCAGAACTAGGAACTGTAACTTTTCACGCACAACCAGGAAATCCGCGTCCCCGTTTGTTTCGCCTACCGTTGGATAAAGCCGCTCTCAATCGGATGGGCTTTAACAACCTCGGTGCAGCAGCAATGGCGGCCCGTTTGACACAGGAAAAACAGGAGTCAACCCACTTAATACCCATAGGGATAAATTTGGGTAAATCTAAGGTAACTCCCCTAGAAGAAGCCGCACAAGATTATCTCGGTAGTTTTCGCCTACTCAAGGATTTGGGAGATTATTTTGTTGTTAATGTCTCTTCTCCCAATACGCCGGGGTTGCGATCGCTCCAAGATGCTTCTATGCTCAGTGCCATCTTGAATTTATTGCAACAAGAAAACAATGCACATAAACCAATTTTTGTCAAGATAGCGCCAGATTTAGATTGGGTTGCGATCGCTGACATTATCTCTTTGGCTAAAACCTACCAACTGGCGGGAATTATTGCAACTAACACCACCATCCGCCGTGATGGACTGAAAACCCAGGTGATTAACCAAACAGGCAAATCACCTCAAGAAGAAGCTGGCGGAATTAGCGGTGAACCATTGCGCGATCGCTCCACTGAGGTAATTCGTTTTATTTGGCAGCAAACCCAAGGAGAAATCCCAATTATTGGCGTTGGTGGCATTTTTTCCCCAGAGGATGCTTGGGAAAAAATTACTGCTGGTGCTAGCTTGATCCAAGTTTATACAGGCTGGATTTATGAAGGCCCACTGATGGTACGCCGGATTCTAGCAGGTTTACTTTCCAAGCTAGAACAAAGTGGATTAAATTCCATCAAAGAAGCTGTGGGCTTAGAAGTAAAAAATAAAAAGTAA